Proteins encoded within one genomic window of Humulus lupulus chromosome 1, drHumLupu1.1, whole genome shotgun sequence:
- the LOC133832657 gene encoding anthranilate phosphoribosyltransferase, chloroplastic-like, with the protein MIKHSLEVEGLLDAVDIVGTGGDGANTVNISTGASILAAACGAKIAKVLNMAKALQQFGMKQALVVYSEGLDEMSPLGSYGAQLKHREEIYVMTHDCPIHNLGQSEIYTNI; encoded by the exons ATGATCAAGCATAGTTTAGAAGTAGAGGGCTTACTTGATGCAGTGGACATTGTTGGAACAGGTGGTGATGGAGCAAACACAGTTAACATTTCGACTGGAGCTTCAATACTTGCTGCAGCTTGTGGTGCCAAAATTGCAAAG GTTTTGAATATGGCTAAAGCATTGCAGCAATTTGGCATGAAACAAGCATTAGTTGTTTACTCAGAGGGCTTGGATGAGATGAGCCCCCTTG GTTCATATGGGGCGCAATTGAAGCATAGAGAGGAAATCTATGTCATGACTCATGATTGTCCAATACATAATTTGGGGCAAAGtgaaatatatacaaatatataa